A part of Entelurus aequoreus isolate RoL-2023_Sb linkage group LG03, RoL_Eaeq_v1.1, whole genome shotgun sequence genomic DNA contains:
- the LOC133646952 gene encoding leucine-rich repeat and transmembrane domain-containing protein 2-like gives MRQVDQERHNLHESLAGAVTSTLVLVLLGSVRCCPGVCTCDRNTTDCSALGLISLTPLLPLLDQDSETLYLAQNNLSFLAAVDLANLSSLEILDLSQNHFFTLQSGVFSGLSGLRWLNLSANFLGRHLATPDVNRSKEAEQNLNRSRGGVSLSKEVFRGLLWLRGLDLSSNGLYWLPTGLLDGLQRLTWLSLARNRLAVLERATFEPLVGLQQLLLAGNPWECNCKLWNFKHWVEWMIYRDGLVDTITCSFPRKLIARNIRNVPAEMFEHCVQSVAKEVTPGGGIRPLCPPGRISGNDECVRQRYRPVSVRRAQVTQIVAGVVCGTVCVMMVVAATYGCVYASLMARYQRELKKRGPPLMAEGVADDLGDAQSPTTPEEAPPKEACVVYGYRISSF, from the exons ATGAGGCAGGTGGACCAGGAACGGCACAACCTCCACGAGAGTCTTG CTGGCGCAGTCACATCCACTCTGGTACTGGTTCTGCTCGGGTCAGTCCGCTGCTGTCCCGGCGTCTGCACCTGTGATCGTAACACCACCGATTGCTCCGCTCTGGGCCTGATTTCTCTGACCCCTCTCCTGCCACTGCTTGACCAGGACTCTGAGACCCTGTACCTGGCCCAGAACAACCTCTCTTTCCTGGCTGCTGTGGACTTGGCTAACCTCAGCAGCCTGGAGATCTTGGATCTTTCCCAGAACCACTTTTTCACCCTGCAATCGGGAGTCTTCTCAGGCCTGAGCGGCCTGCGGTGGCTCAATCTGTCCGCCAACTTCCTCGGAAGGCACCTCGCCACCCCAGATGTCAACCGCAGTAAAGAGGCGGAGCAAAATCTAAACAGAAGCCGTGGGGGCGTCAGCCTGAGCAAGGAGGTCTTCCGGGGGCTGTTGTGGCTGCGAGGACTCGACCTGTCCTCCAATGGCCTCTACTGGCTGCCCACGGGCCTGCTGGATGGACTCCAGAGACTAACTTGGTTGTCGCTGGCCAGGAATCGGCTCGCGGTGCTGGAGAGGGCAACCTTTGAGCCTCTGGTGGGGCTTCAGCAGCTCCTCCTGGCTGGGAACCCCTGGGAATGTAATTGCAAGCTATGGAACTTCAAGCACTGGGTGGAGTGGATGATCTACAGAG ACGGTCTGGTCGACACGATAACGTGCAGCTTTCCCAGGAAACTGATCGCCAGGAACATCCGCAACGTGCCGGCCGAGATGTTCGAGCACTGCGTGCAGAGCGTCGCCAAGGAAGTCACACCCGGCGGCGGCATCCGACCCCTCTGTCCGCCGGGTCGTATCAGCGGCAACGACGAGTGCGTCCGCCAGCGCTACCGTCCGGTTAGCGTCCGCCGAGCGCAAGTGACGCAAATCGTGGCGGGTGTAGTGTGCGGCACGGTGTGCGTCATGATGGTGGTGGCGGCAACGTACGGCTGCGTCTACGCCTCGCTGATGGCTCGCTACCAGAGGGAGCTGAAGAAGCGAGGGCCGCCTCTGATGGCTGAGGGCGTGGCAGACGACCTGGGAGACGCGCAATCCCCGACGACGCCAGAGGAGGCGCCGCCTAAAGAGGCCTGCGTGGTGTACGGGTACCGCATCAGCAGTTTCTGA